In Tursiops truncatus isolate mTurTru1 chromosome 19, mTurTru1.mat.Y, whole genome shotgun sequence, a genomic segment contains:
- the ORC6 gene encoding origin recognition complex subunit 6 isoform X3, whose translation MCLDLAASYVKFPLDRDYLIKLSGLNKKMYQSCLKSFECLLGLNSNIGIRDLAVQFSCTEAVNMASKILQSYESSLPQTQQVDLDLSRPLFTTAALLSACKILKLKVDKNKMAATSGVKKAMFDRLCKQLEKIGQQIDREPGDSATPPWKKKKTVVEPSATEIENVVEIPHKPQKDEDLTQDYEQWKRKILENAAKAQKATTE comes from the exons ATGTGCCTGGACCTTGCAGCTTCCTACGTGAAGTTCCCCTTGGACAGG gATTATTTAATTAAACTTTCTGGTTTGAACAAGAAGATGTATCAGAGTTGCCTTAAATCTTTTGAGTGTTTACTGGGCCTGAACTCGAATATTGGAATAAGAGACCTAGCTGTACAGTTTAGCTGTACAGAAGCAGTGAACATGGCTTCAAAGATACTGCAAAG CTATGAGTCCAGTCTTCCACAAACACAGCAAGTGGATCTTGACTTATCCAGGCCGCTTTTCACCACTGCTGCACTACTTTCAGCATGCAA GATTCTAAAGCTAAAGgtggacaaaaataaaatggcagcCACATCCGGTGTAAAAAAAGCCATGTTTGATCGACTCTGTAAACAGTTAGAGAAGATTGGGCAGCAGATCGACA gaGAGCCTGGAGATTCAGCTACTCCaccatggaagaaaaagaagacagtggTTGAACCTTCAGCAACGG aaatagagaatgTAGTAGAGATCCCACATAAACCGCAAAAAGATGAAGATCTGACACAGGATTATGAAcagtggaaaaggaaaattttggaaaatgctgcCAAAGCACAAAAGGCTACAACAGAGTGA
- the ORC6 gene encoding origin recognition complex subunit 6 isoform X1, with protein MEPGLIRRLAPRLGIAEPEVLRKAEEYLRLSHVKCIGLAARTTETSNAVMCLDLAASYVKFPLDRDYLIKLSGLNKKMYQSCLKSFECLLGLNSNIGIRDLAVQFSCTEAVNMASKILQSYESSLPQTQQVDLDLSRPLFTTAALLSACKILKLKVDKNKMAATSGVKKAMFDRLCKQLEKIGQQIDREPGDSATPPWKKKKTVVEPSATEIENVVEIPHKPQKDEDLTQDYEQWKRKILENAAKAQKATTE; from the exons ATGGAACCTGGTCTGATCCGGCGTTTAGCCCCGCGCCTGGGCATCGCCGAGCCGGAGGTGCTGAG GAAAGCAGAGGAGTACTTGCGACTGTCCCATGTGAAGTGTATTGGCCTAGCGGCACGAACCACAGAAACCAGCAATGCAGTCATGTGCCTGGACCTTGCAGCTTCCTACGTGAAGTTCCCCTTGGACAGG gATTATTTAATTAAACTTTCTGGTTTGAACAAGAAGATGTATCAGAGTTGCCTTAAATCTTTTGAGTGTTTACTGGGCCTGAACTCGAATATTGGAATAAGAGACCTAGCTGTACAGTTTAGCTGTACAGAAGCAGTGAACATGGCTTCAAAGATACTGCAAAG CTATGAGTCCAGTCTTCCACAAACACAGCAAGTGGATCTTGACTTATCCAGGCCGCTTTTCACCACTGCTGCACTACTTTCAGCATGCAA GATTCTAAAGCTAAAGgtggacaaaaataaaatggcagcCACATCCGGTGTAAAAAAAGCCATGTTTGATCGACTCTGTAAACAGTTAGAGAAGATTGGGCAGCAGATCGACA gaGAGCCTGGAGATTCAGCTACTCCaccatggaagaaaaagaagacagtggTTGAACCTTCAGCAACGG aaatagagaatgTAGTAGAGATCCCACATAAACCGCAAAAAGATGAAGATCTGACACAGGATTATGAAcagtggaaaaggaaaattttggaaaatgctgcCAAAGCACAAAAGGCTACAACAGAGTGA
- the ORC6 gene encoding origin recognition complex subunit 6 isoform X2, whose translation MEPGLIRRLAPRLGIAEPEVLRKAEEYLRLSHVKCIGLAARTTETSNAVMCLDLAASYVKFPLDRDYLIKLSGLNKKMYQSCLKSFECLLGLNSNIGIRDLAVQFSCTEAVNMASKILQSYESSLPQTQQVDLDLSRPLFTTAALLSACKILKLKVDKNKMAATSGVKKAMFDRLCKQLEKIGQQIDKNRFSVLKSDRKSQRKEKGKIICLLLILVFGQSRRAWRFSYSTMEEKEDSG comes from the exons ATGGAACCTGGTCTGATCCGGCGTTTAGCCCCGCGCCTGGGCATCGCCGAGCCGGAGGTGCTGAG GAAAGCAGAGGAGTACTTGCGACTGTCCCATGTGAAGTGTATTGGCCTAGCGGCACGAACCACAGAAACCAGCAATGCAGTCATGTGCCTGGACCTTGCAGCTTCCTACGTGAAGTTCCCCTTGGACAGG gATTATTTAATTAAACTTTCTGGTTTGAACAAGAAGATGTATCAGAGTTGCCTTAAATCTTTTGAGTGTTTACTGGGCCTGAACTCGAATATTGGAATAAGAGACCTAGCTGTACAGTTTAGCTGTACAGAAGCAGTGAACATGGCTTCAAAGATACTGCAAAG CTATGAGTCCAGTCTTCCACAAACACAGCAAGTGGATCTTGACTTATCCAGGCCGCTTTTCACCACTGCTGCACTACTTTCAGCATGCAA GATTCTAAAGCTAAAGgtggacaaaaataaaatggcagcCACATCCGGTGTAAAAAAAGCCATGTTTGATCGACTCTGTAAACAGTTAGAGAAGATTGGGCAGCAGATCGACA AAAATAGATTCTCTGTTCTGAAGTCTGACaggaaaagccaaagaaaagagaagggcaAGATCATTTGCCTTCTCCTTATCCTAGTATTTGGTCAATCAAG gaGAGCCTGGAGATTCAGCTACTCCaccatggaagaaaaagaagacagtggTTGA